A single genomic interval of Spirosoma linguale DSM 74 harbors:
- a CDS encoding hypothetical protein (KEGG: bur:Bcep18194_A3997 hypothetical protein), producing MRNSIRLLFLACFLTGELVAQTSPVTVDICVYGGSSAGVIAAYTARQLGKSVILIEPGRHLGGLTTGGLGYTDIGNKYAISGIARDYYRQIGKHYGKFEQWIFEPHVAEDLFKSYIKRGDVNVLYEHRLQSVKKQGTAIQSITLESSSAGSATRTVNAKVFLDCTYEGDLLAKAGVSYTVGREDNKTYGETYNGFQLLDKHQFADGVDPYKIPGKPESGLLWGISTAKVLPTGTGNKDVQAYNFRICLSSDPANSIPITRPEGYDSTRYELLLRAIDKNPKLAFNTILKPDRMPNQKTDINNNGPFSTDMIGVNYDFPEASYARRAAIQREHELYNKGLLYFIGHDPRMRKDIQTEMLKFGYPKDEYTDSGNWSTQMYVREARRMVGAHVMTQANCQGREVVPDGVGMAAYTMDSHNCQRLVVEKNGMKMVKNEGDVQVGGFPPYPISYRCLTPKATECTNLLVPVCLSASHIAYGSIRMEPVFMVLAQSSAVAAGMAIDGKTSVQGVDIKKLQSQLKANPLADGSTPEILVDNDDPTQTARTGEWTRENNPKGAYGPSYFTTAGSGSGMKTVRFSPAVTKAGIYHAYIYIPKLTGASSKTNLIVSDGNQPKPITIRESDIRVEGQTSGEWVSLGSYKLSPGKKSFVEVSTKDADGIVVADAVLFVPN from the coding sequence ATGCGTAATTCCATTCGTTTACTTTTTCTGGCCTGTTTCCTGACCGGTGAGCTAGTCGCACAGACTTCGCCCGTTACGGTCGATATCTGCGTGTATGGCGGCTCGTCGGCGGGGGTAATCGCGGCTTATACCGCCCGTCAACTGGGTAAATCTGTTATCCTGATCGAGCCGGGGCGTCATCTCGGCGGCCTCACGACCGGCGGGCTGGGCTACACCGACATTGGCAATAAGTACGCCATCTCCGGCATTGCCCGCGATTACTACCGTCAGATTGGCAAGCATTACGGGAAGTTCGAACAATGGATCTTTGAACCCCATGTGGCGGAAGATCTCTTTAAATCATACATCAAACGGGGAGATGTCAACGTCCTTTACGAACATCGGCTTCAGTCCGTAAAAAAGCAGGGCACAGCCATCCAGAGCATTACCCTGGAGTCCTCCTCGGCGGGAAGTGCTACCCGAACCGTTAACGCCAAAGTCTTTCTCGATTGTACTTACGAAGGCGATCTGCTGGCCAAAGCGGGTGTCAGTTATACCGTTGGCCGCGAAGACAACAAGACCTATGGCGAAACCTACAACGGTTTTCAGTTGCTGGACAAGCACCAGTTTGCCGATGGTGTCGACCCGTATAAAATACCCGGAAAGCCGGAAAGTGGCCTGTTATGGGGCATCAGTACGGCAAAGGTGCTGCCAACGGGTACGGGAAATAAAGACGTGCAGGCGTATAACTTCCGCATTTGCCTGAGCAGCGACCCGGCCAACAGCATCCCCATTACCCGGCCCGAAGGGTATGATTCAACCCGTTATGAACTGCTGCTGCGAGCCATCGACAAGAACCCAAAGCTCGCGTTCAACACCATCCTCAAACCCGACCGGATGCCGAATCAGAAGACGGATATCAACAATAACGGCCCGTTTTCAACCGATATGATTGGCGTGAACTACGACTTCCCCGAAGCCAGTTATGCCCGTCGGGCGGCTATTCAGCGGGAGCACGAGCTGTATAACAAAGGGTTACTGTACTTCATCGGGCACGACCCCCGGATGCGCAAAGACATCCAGACCGAAATGCTCAAATTTGGCTACCCGAAAGATGAATACACCGACTCGGGCAACTGGTCGACGCAGATGTACGTTCGCGAAGCCCGGCGTATGGTGGGCGCGCACGTGATGACCCAGGCCAATTGTCAGGGCCGTGAGGTAGTGCCGGATGGCGTGGGCATGGCTGCTTACACAATGGATTCGCACAATTGCCAGCGGCTGGTGGTTGAGAAAAACGGCATGAAAATGGTCAAGAACGAAGGCGACGTACAGGTGGGTGGTTTCCCGCCTTACCCGATTTCGTACCGTTGCCTGACGCCCAAAGCGACCGAATGCACGAACCTGCTGGTGCCCGTTTGCTTGTCGGCGAGCCACATTGCCTACGGCTCTATCCGTATGGAACCCGTTTTTATGGTGCTGGCGCAATCGTCGGCGGTGGCCGCGGGCATGGCCATCGACGGGAAAACATCGGTGCAGGGCGTTGATATAAAAAAGTTACAGAGTCAGCTAAAAGCCAACCCGTTAGCCGATGGTAGTACGCCCGAAATCCTGGTTGACAACGACGACCCGACCCAAACAGCCCGCACCGGCGAGTGGACGCGGGAAAACAACCCGAAAGGCGCGTATGGCCCCAGTTATTTCACCACAGCGGGTAGCGGGTCGGGTATGAAAACCGTCCGGTTCAGCCCGGCGGTGACCAAAGCGGGTATCTACCACGCGTACATATACATCCCTAAACTGACCGGTGCTTCCAGTAAGACGAATCTGATCGTATCGGATGGTAATCAACCCAAACCCATCACCATCCGGGAGTCGGATATTCGGGTGGAGGGGCAGACATCGGGTGAGTGGGTATCGCTTGGATCATACAAGCTGTCGCCGGGTAAGAAAAGCTTCGTTGAGGTATCGACAAAAGACGCCGACGGAATTGTGGTGGCCGATGCCGTGCTGTTCGTGCCGAATTGA
- a CDS encoding Cupin 2 conserved barrel domain protein (PFAM: Cupin 2 conserved barrel domain protein~KEGG: hypothetical protein), whose protein sequence is MEMSTNTNQSSPSQVYSSIADTETLQKGAEMLGGLEGIQAIEPKGELPGQKIPYFIRSGDGERYLVGSLVVNLTARGVDTGDLYEWTVITGGKGATMPSHIHHTTHEALFVVDGEVELWLDGQTYRLGKGDFASIPPAVSHAFRTNSHHTQLISISSGPQLSALYKALGTPYAGYVQPGDAITELDADSLKKAEQVADVQFDGKPLNGQAFQPVTNSTVPNTVVPYVLAAGEGDRYTLGDQLFSIMSDNASTNGKLLMVMTEGPAGDMIGKHYHREHTEMFCCVDGMMSMWLNKSLLDIYPGDYVAVPAGAIHAYQLRRNYTRFVGMLTPGIFEDFFRSAHPYQDHVYPQIPSGGPNFAKVSQLDLVLLERPGPPKH, encoded by the coding sequence ATGGAAATGTCCACAAACACAAATCAATCTTCGCCCTCGCAGGTCTATTCCTCCATAGCAGATACCGAAACGTTACAAAAAGGGGCCGAGATGCTGGGTGGCCTCGAAGGCATTCAGGCCATTGAGCCAAAAGGTGAATTACCCGGCCAAAAAATTCCTTATTTTATTCGCAGTGGCGATGGCGAACGCTATCTGGTGGGCAGCCTGGTCGTGAACCTGACGGCGCGCGGTGTCGACACCGGCGATTTGTATGAATGGACGGTTATAACGGGTGGTAAAGGCGCGACCATGCCTTCTCACATTCACCACACAACGCACGAGGCCCTTTTTGTTGTCGACGGTGAAGTTGAGCTTTGGCTGGATGGGCAAACCTACCGGCTTGGGAAAGGTGATTTTGCCAGCATCCCCCCCGCTGTTTCACATGCGTTCCGAACGAACTCACACCACACGCAACTGATTTCGATTAGCAGTGGCCCGCAACTGAGCGCGCTGTATAAAGCCCTCGGAACCCCTTACGCAGGCTATGTGCAGCCCGGCGATGCCATTACGGAACTGGATGCCGACAGTCTGAAGAAAGCCGAACAGGTAGCCGATGTGCAGTTTGATGGAAAGCCCCTCAACGGGCAGGCGTTCCAGCCGGTCACGAACAGCACCGTACCCAACACCGTAGTACCTTATGTGTTGGCCGCTGGCGAAGGTGACCGCTACACCCTGGGCGATCAACTGTTCAGCATCATGAGTGATAACGCCAGCACAAACGGTAAGCTGCTGATGGTTATGACCGAAGGCCCCGCCGGGGATATGATCGGCAAACACTACCACCGGGAGCATACCGAAATGTTTTGCTGCGTCGATGGGATGATGAGCATGTGGCTGAACAAATCCCTGCTCGACATTTATCCGGGCGATTACGTGGCCGTACCTGCCGGGGCCATTCACGCGTATCAGCTTCGGCGCAACTACACCCGTTTTGTGGGAATGCTGACACCGGGCATTTTCGAGGATTTCTTCCGGTCGGCGCACCCTTATCAGGACCACGTATACCCGCAGATACCATCCGGCGGACCCAATTTTGCCAAAGTAAGCCAGCTCGATCTGGTCCTGCTCGAACGGCCCGGCCCACCGAAGCATTAG
- a CDS encoding aldo/keto reductase (PFAM: aldo/keto reductase~KEGG: bpy:Bphyt_4529 aldo/keto reductase): MEYVRFGNTGLMVSKLCLGCMTYGRPTDRWPWALDEEKSRPFIQKALDLGINFFDTADVYSAGASEEVVGRALRDFASRDEVVLATKVFNPMGPGPNDRGLSRKHIMSAIDASLKRLGTDYVDLYQIHRWDENTPIEETMEALHDVVKAGKARYIGASSMYAWQFAQAQYTADLNGWTRFVSMQPQYNLVYREEEREMLPFCRNQNIAVIPWSPLARGLLTGKRTKERNETERAKTDAFGKSLYTRDDDFAIADLVTKMGSERGIPATQIALAWLFSKPVITAPIIGASKPGHLEDAVGALTVTLSDDEIRQLEDAYQPHPVAGI; this comes from the coding sequence ATGGAATACGTTCGATTTGGAAACACCGGCCTGATGGTCTCTAAACTTTGCCTGGGCTGCATGACCTACGGTCGGCCAACAGACCGCTGGCCCTGGGCACTTGACGAAGAAAAGAGCCGCCCCTTTATTCAGAAAGCCCTCGACCTGGGTATCAACTTCTTCGACACCGCCGACGTTTACTCCGCCGGTGCCAGTGAGGAGGTAGTGGGTCGTGCCCTGCGCGATTTTGCTTCCCGCGATGAAGTGGTATTGGCCACGAAGGTGTTCAACCCGATGGGCCCCGGTCCCAACGACAGAGGGCTTTCGCGCAAGCACATCATGAGTGCCATCGACGCCAGTCTGAAACGACTCGGTACGGACTACGTCGATCTCTACCAGATTCACCGCTGGGACGAAAACACGCCCATCGAAGAAACGATGGAAGCCCTGCACGATGTGGTGAAAGCCGGGAAAGCCCGCTACATCGGGGCGTCGTCCATGTATGCCTGGCAGTTTGCCCAGGCGCAGTACACCGCCGATCTCAACGGCTGGACCCGCTTTGTATCCATGCAGCCGCAATACAATCTGGTTTATCGCGAAGAAGAGCGCGAGATGCTGCCCTTTTGCCGGAATCAGAACATTGCCGTCATTCCCTGGTCGCCACTGGCGCGGGGATTGCTGACGGGCAAACGTACGAAAGAACGCAACGAGACAGAACGCGCCAAAACAGATGCGTTCGGCAAATCGTTGTACACCCGCGACGACGATTTCGCTATTGCTGATCTGGTAACGAAGATGGGCAGCGAGAGGGGTATTCCGGCCACCCAGATTGCGCTGGCCTGGTTGTTTTCCAAACCGGTTATTACGGCCCCAATTATCGGAGCCAGTAAACCTGGCCATCTGGAAGATGCCGTTGGTGCCCTCACCGTGACGCTGTCGGACGACGAAATCCGGCAGTTGGAAGACGCCTATCAGCCCCATCCGGTGGCCGGAATTTAA
- a CDS encoding (2Fe-2S)-binding domain protein (PFAM: [2Fe-2S]-binding domain protein; ferredoxin~KEGG: mlo:mlr1925 oxidoreductase, iron-sulphur binding subunit): MTNQDNKEEQAENSGSSRRGFLKQSAALGAFAMTPPSAVKAVDTGLHEKIATAFEQMPLQVEINGTLQRLKIEPRVTLLDLLREQLNLTGTKKGCDLGQCGACTVHVDGQRVNACLTLAMTTEGCKVTTIEGLAPAGPDGPLHPMQEAFIKHDGFQCGYCTPGQIMSAVACIREGHADNPDEIREYMSGNICRCGAYSNIVDAIMDVKKGGQKV, encoded by the coding sequence ATGACGAATCAGGATAACAAGGAGGAGCAGGCAGAAAACTCAGGGTCATCGCGCCGGGGCTTTCTGAAGCAATCCGCTGCGCTGGGCGCTTTTGCCATGACGCCCCCCTCCGCTGTGAAGGCGGTGGATACGGGCCTGCACGAAAAGATTGCGACCGCCTTCGAGCAGATGCCCCTTCAGGTTGAAATCAATGGAACGTTGCAACGGCTTAAAATTGAACCCCGCGTAACGCTGCTCGACTTGCTGCGCGAGCAACTCAACCTCACCGGCACCAAAAAAGGCTGTGACCTCGGTCAGTGTGGAGCCTGTACCGTACACGTCGACGGCCAGCGGGTCAATGCCTGCCTGACGCTGGCCATGACCACCGAAGGCTGTAAGGTGACCACCATCGAAGGGTTGGCTCCGGCCGGACCCGATGGGCCGTTGCACCCCATGCAGGAAGCATTTATTAAACACGACGGCTTTCAGTGCGGCTATTGCACGCCCGGCCAGATTATGTCGGCGGTGGCCTGTATTCGCGAAGGACATGCCGATAACCCCGACGAAATTCGGGAATATATGAGCGGTAACATCTGCCGCTGTGGCGCATACTCGAACATTGTCGATGCTATTATGGACGTAAAAAAGGGAGGTCAGAAAGTATGA
- a CDS encoding molybdopterin dehydrogenase FAD-binding protein (PFAM: molybdopterin dehydrogenase FAD-binding~KEGG: mch:Mchl_0796 molybdopterin dehydrogenase FAD- binding): MNQFQYIRVTTPKAAVAAVTKDNNSLFLAGGTNLIDLMKRNVMSPEKLVDINKLPLNTIEKTATGLRIGALAKNTAVAEHELVRKNFPLLSMALNAGASPQLRNMATVGGNMMQRTRCGYFYDTAMPCNKREPGGGCGAIGGYNRMHAIFGTESSDRLSKCIAVHPSDMCIALVALDATVLVSGPKGERRIPFIDFHRLPGDAPEKDNTLQKGELIMAVDLPTNSFAENSHYLKVRDRASYAFALVSVGVALNLKGNRATGRTIQEARLAMGGVAHKPWRLTEVEQFLRGKPATEATFRQAADVAMKGAKGYGENDFKLTMAPNTLIDALKTAAKNA; the protein is encoded by the coding sequence ATGAACCAGTTTCAGTACATACGGGTCACGACCCCCAAAGCGGCCGTAGCGGCTGTGACGAAAGACAACAACAGCCTGTTTCTGGCCGGAGGTACCAATCTCATCGACCTGATGAAACGAAACGTGATGTCGCCCGAGAAACTGGTTGACATCAACAAACTACCCCTCAACACCATTGAGAAAACCGCCACCGGTCTGCGCATTGGTGCGCTGGCGAAGAATACCGCCGTTGCGGAGCACGAGCTGGTCAGGAAAAACTTCCCGCTGCTATCGATGGCGCTGAACGCCGGAGCCTCGCCCCAGTTGCGCAACATGGCGACCGTGGGCGGCAACATGATGCAGCGCACCCGCTGCGGCTATTTTTACGATACGGCCATGCCCTGCAACAAACGCGAACCGGGCGGCGGCTGCGGAGCCATCGGCGGTTACAACCGGATGCACGCCATTTTTGGAACAGAATCGTCAGACCGTTTGTCGAAATGCATCGCCGTACACCCCAGCGACATGTGCATTGCGCTCGTAGCCCTTGACGCTACGGTGCTGGTGTCGGGTCCGAAAGGTGAGCGACGGATTCCGTTCATCGACTTCCACCGGCTTCCCGGCGATGCACCCGAAAAAGACAACACGCTTCAGAAAGGCGAGCTGATCATGGCTGTCGATCTGCCAACCAACTCGTTTGCTGAAAATTCACATTACCTGAAAGTGCGCGACAGAGCGTCGTACGCCTTCGCGCTGGTATCGGTCGGGGTGGCTCTGAACTTGAAAGGCAACCGTGCGACGGGCCGTACGATTCAGGAGGCCCGGCTGGCGATGGGGGGCGTTGCGCATAAACCCTGGCGTCTGACCGAAGTAGAGCAGTTTTTGAGAGGTAAACCCGCTACGGAGGCTACGTTCCGCCAGGCGGCAGATGTTGCCATGAAAGGGGCCAAAGGCTACGGTGAGAATGATTTCAAACTGACGATGGCCCCCAATACACTGATCGACGCCCTTAAAACGGCCGCTAAAAACGCCTGA
- a CDS encoding aldehyde oxidase and xanthine dehydrogenase molybdopterin binding protein (PFAM: aldehyde oxidase and xanthine dehydrogenase molybdopterin binding; aldehyde oxidase and xanthine dehydrogenase a/b hammerhead~KEGG: bpy:Bphyt_5991 xanthine dehydrogenase), giving the protein MKNDEKSPAINRVDGRLKVTGGAKYFAEFEIPGTTYCVLVTSTIARGSIASMETKKAEGAPGVLAVFTNLNLPKIPGLNTPEGNNAKKPSGGETYRMLTDKKILFAGQPIAMVIADTLERAQYAATLVKTTYSKQPHQTDLEKHKAKGVMPQGERNADYKRGNPDTYKTAPVVLEASYTLPIEVHNPMELHGILVNWTADDQVMIYAKTQGVQMTQKAVAKAFKLDEKNVHVHTEFMGGGFGMGLKTWPQEIAVVAAAKKLRKPVKLVVSRDQMFTMVGHRPYTTQTISMGADKAGKLVGIVHEATAETASYEDFTESTVGMTKFIYNCPNVSTTYRIVPLDRGVPIWMRGPGEATGAFALESAMDEMAAKLNLDPIEFRLRNYAETDPEKNRPFSSKHLKEAYQLGADKIGWSKRKNEPGALRDGEWLIGYGMSSGTFNASRGQASAKVILNQDGSLVIQSAVTDIGPGTGTAMVSIAHDVLGIPVGRIKFEMGDTTLPKAPTQGGSTITSTVGSAVYDTCAALKTSLAALAIAQGNSPFSGSKAEDLVFEDGMIQLKGDRKKKLPVGDVLKANNLLTLDRALDSKGGPEQETYSMYSFSVHFAEVRVNPITGVVRVSNAVSVADSGRIVSPKTAASQMIGGVTGGIGMALTEEAVLDHRFGRLVNNNLADYHVPVSADVPHIDTIFIDKPDPYINPMGAKGMGEIALIGFAAAVANAVYNATGQRIRDLPITPDKVIKRVV; this is encoded by the coding sequence ATGAAGAACGACGAAAAAAGTCCAGCCATTAACCGGGTTGATGGCCGATTGAAAGTGACGGGTGGGGCAAAGTATTTCGCTGAGTTCGAGATTCCGGGAACAACCTACTGCGTACTGGTGACCAGTACCATTGCCAGAGGGAGCATTGCCAGCATGGAGACCAAAAAGGCAGAAGGTGCCCCCGGTGTGCTGGCGGTATTTACGAACCTGAACCTGCCTAAAATTCCGGGATTGAACACGCCCGAGGGTAATAACGCCAAGAAACCGTCGGGTGGTGAAACGTACCGGATGCTTACTGATAAGAAGATTCTGTTTGCTGGTCAGCCCATCGCGATGGTCATTGCCGATACGCTGGAACGGGCCCAGTATGCCGCTACGCTGGTTAAAACAACATATAGCAAACAGCCGCACCAGACCGATCTGGAGAAACATAAGGCTAAAGGGGTAATGCCCCAGGGCGAACGAAACGCCGATTACAAACGGGGAAATCCGGATACGTACAAAACGGCCCCGGTGGTGCTGGAAGCCAGCTACACGCTGCCCATTGAGGTGCACAACCCCATGGAACTGCACGGTATTCTGGTAAATTGGACTGCCGACGATCAGGTAATGATCTACGCCAAAACGCAGGGGGTGCAAATGACGCAGAAAGCGGTGGCGAAGGCATTTAAGCTGGATGAAAAGAACGTGCATGTTCACACCGAATTTATGGGGGGTGGCTTTGGCATGGGACTTAAAACCTGGCCGCAGGAGATTGCCGTGGTGGCAGCCGCCAAAAAACTCCGCAAACCCGTAAAACTGGTCGTTTCCCGCGATCAGATGTTTACTATGGTGGGCCACCGGCCGTATACAACGCAAACCATTTCCATGGGCGCGGATAAAGCGGGTAAGCTGGTGGGTATCGTGCACGAAGCCACTGCCGAAACGGCCAGTTACGAAGACTTTACGGAATCTACGGTGGGCATGACGAAGTTTATTTACAACTGCCCGAACGTTAGCACGACCTACCGGATTGTGCCGCTGGATCGGGGTGTGCCCATCTGGATGCGGGGTCCCGGTGAGGCCACGGGTGCGTTTGCGCTGGAATCGGCCATGGACGAAATGGCCGCTAAACTGAACCTCGACCCCATTGAGTTTCGGCTACGTAATTATGCCGAAACGGACCCGGAGAAAAACCGGCCTTTTTCGAGCAAACACCTCAAAGAAGCTTACCAGTTGGGAGCGGATAAAATTGGCTGGTCGAAACGAAAGAATGAGCCGGGTGCTCTTCGCGACGGCGAATGGCTGATTGGTTACGGCATGAGTTCCGGTACGTTCAATGCCAGCCGGGGGCAGGCTTCCGCCAAAGTCATTCTGAATCAGGACGGGTCGCTGGTGATACAGAGTGCCGTCACGGACATCGGGCCGGGTACGGGAACGGCCATGGTTTCCATCGCTCACGACGTGCTTGGGATTCCGGTCGGCCGCATCAAATTCGAAATGGGGGATACAACCCTGCCTAAGGCCCCCACACAGGGCGGCTCAACCATCACCTCCACGGTGGGTTCGGCTGTGTATGACACCTGCGCTGCCCTGAAAACATCATTGGCTGCGCTGGCTATTGCACAGGGCAACTCGCCGTTTTCGGGAAGTAAAGCGGAGGACCTGGTTTTTGAAGACGGTATGATTCAACTCAAAGGCGATCGAAAAAAGAAGCTCCCTGTGGGCGACGTGCTGAAAGCCAACAACCTGCTAACATTGGACAGAGCGCTGGATTCAAAGGGAGGACCCGAACAGGAGACCTATTCTATGTATTCGTTTTCGGTTCACTTTGCCGAAGTCCGGGTCAATCCGATTACGGGTGTGGTGCGGGTGAGTAACGCCGTTAGTGTAGCTGATTCGGGGCGGATTGTCAGCCCGAAAACGGCGGCCAGTCAAATGATTGGTGGGGTTACGGGCGGTATTGGCATGGCCCTGACCGAAGAAGCCGTACTAGACCATCGGTTCGGTCGCCTGGTGAATAACAACCTGGCTGATTACCACGTACCTGTGAGCGCCGACGTGCCCCACATCGACACAATTTTCATCGACAAACCCGATCCCTACATTAACCCGATGGGAGCCAAAGGCATGGGCGAGATTGCCCTGATCGGCTTTGCTGCGGCCGTAGCCAATGCCGTTTACAACGCCACCGGACAGCGCATCCGCGATCTGCCCATCACACCCGATAAAGTGATAAAGCGCGTGGTTTAG